The Rhodopirellula halodulae sequence AATCATTAGTCAGCGATGAATCACTGCTCGTCGATGAAACACTGCTCGGTAACGTCGCCGTTCCGCCCCGCGGCAGAGGTTGCATCAAGTCATCATCCTCCAACGCACGCTGACAATCAAATGCCTCGATCGTTTGAAACAGCAACTGAGGTGGATACGGTTTGGTCAAACAAGCATCCATCCCCGCCGCCAAACATCGATTGCGATCTTCGGTCATCGCGTGAGCGGTCAGAGCAATGATGGGCACATCTTTCGATGGCGCCGGCAATTCTTCGCGAATGATTTTGGTTGCCGTCAGACCATCCATTTCGGGCATCTGCACGTCCATCAAGACAAGGTCATACGAACGCTGACGCAAGCGCTCAATCGCCTGCATTGCATTGGGCACCGACGTGACCCGATGGCCGCGTGCCAGCAGCATTGCTTCGGCGACGGCACGATTGATCGCCCCATCTTCGACCAACAACAAATCGCACGGTCGATCGCAGGTACCGAACTCCTCCACCGGTTCTTCTTGCCGCTGCACCGCCTCAAACGTTTTGGTTTGCTCGGGTGTTGGAACCTGCAATGGAATGTCAAAACGAAAGTTGCTGCCTTGCTCCGGCACACTGCAAACCTCCAATTGGCCTCCCATCAATTCAACCAGTTGCGAACTGATCGCCAGCCCCAAACCTGTTCCGCCAAAACGCCGCGTTGTGGACGAGTCGGCTTGCATAAAGGCTTCAAAGATTCGGTCTTGCTGCTGTTGCGTCATCCCAATTCCTGTATCGGCGATGACAAAAACGATCCTTGCCGTTTCAGTCTCGGGGGAGTCCAGATTTGTCGTTCCTTCGATGTCGCGACGGATGCTCAGCGTGACTTGTCCTTTCGAAGTGAATTTCAAGGCATTGCCAACCAAGTTGATCAACACCTGTCGCAAACGTGTGGGATCGCCCAGCAATAGATCAGGAACATCCTCGGGCGAACTGAACTCCAATGCAACATTCTCGTCTCGCAAACCGCCGACGGCGTCCATGGTCTGCTGCAACAAATCAGATAGCCGAAACGGCACCAACTCCAGCCTCATTTGACCGGAATCCACCTTCGAAAAATCCAAGATGTCATTCAAAACCGTCAGCAAGCCTTTGGCCGACGATTGGATCATCCGCATGTAACGTCCCTGTTCGTCGGTCAGCTTGCTACGAAGCATCAGGTCCGTTGTACCGAGGATTCCGTGCATCGGAGTCCTCAATTCATGACTCATGTTTGCCAAGAATTGATTTTTGGTGACGGCCGCCTGCCGTGCCTGTGCCGCTGCCTTCGTCGCCAAGTCACGTTGGTCTTGAAGCAAAACTTGGTTGCGTTCCTTCGCCACGATGCCGATCTTCAACATGCCGATGCTGACCACGCCCCCCAAGTACAGAGACAGAATGGTCGCGACAATTCCGATCATGCCAACACGAGCAATGATGATCGATTGGACATAGCTCTCGGCAGGAAAGTCGACGCCAACCAAGGCTTCGACCTCTCCATCGTCGTTGCGCAGGGGCGCGTAGGCGGTCACCCAAATGCCCCAACGGTCTTGGCTGGGCACCTCCGCGAAAGTTGGGCTGCCTTGAAACGCTTGGCTAATCTCGGCTTGGCTGGAATCGTAGAAGATCTCACCAATGTGAGTTCGTGATTCCCGCGGGCCACGAAAGATTCCGTTTCGGTCGTAGTCGGTTTCGGAATCAACAATCAGTTGATAGGGCAACCCTTTTGTGTTGCTTCGAAGCGATTGCAATCGTCGCGACTCATCCGGATCGATCCGACGCATGGTGTAGATATCGCTGACCTGCGAGTTGACCCGCAGCCAACGTTTCTGAGCTTCGATCATTCGCAAATAGACCGGATCGTCCGCGGGCGTTCCAGGGTCGATTTGCTGGTGCCCCAATTGCTCAAGCTCTTCAGCGTAGGTCGGTGCAAACCCACTGACCTGCTGCCTCAATCGCGAACGTTGATAGCGATCCACCAACTCCACGGCCACAAACCCAGCGACCAACAACAGGATCAAAACCAAACACGATAGCCGAAAGCGATTCTTCATCGCCTGATTGGAAAGCCCGAACGGAAGCTCCCCATGGGATGAATCAGGCGGCATTTGACGACGCACCCGATGCATCAGATACGCATGCCCAGCGAAGAATACCAATGTAAACAAAGCGTAGTCGATTCGATATTCGTACCACGCTTGCCACATGGCCTAGCCCCCGTTTGCCGAATCGAGTGTTCGCAAGACCAAAATTGTGACTCCCACAAAAAGTGTAATCGTGTACAGCGTCACCACCAGAGACCAAAAAATCCGCTGCCACAGCGAGAAACTCGGCCTGCGCCACAACAACGGAATGCCAAAGGCGCCGGTCACAAAGAACAAGACCGCCAGGGTCGCGGCAGGCCGGTTGGTCCATTGCCCCGCATCGTCGTCTTGGTCCGTATCGAGATACGACGGCGCCACGGTGCCCGGCTGAATCACGATGCAGCGATGCCGAGGCGATGTTGCGACCGAAGCCTCGGCAACACAGGTGCCGGCGTGGTCGGAAGTGCGGACGGCACTGGATTCGGCTTCGCTCATTTGCAAACTCGTTACGGCAATTGCTCCACGGCGGATCCGCCTGATGTCTCCGCCAAACGATCTTGAGCCGTGGCCACCAAAGGCTCCACCGCGGCGTTGGATGCGTACAACTCAACGATGCTGTACCAGATTTTTCGTGCGGCGATCGTTCGGCCATCCAAGAACAGGCGATCAGCTTCTTTCATGCGATCGCTGATCAATCGAGCAGCTTCCGTCTGATCGGTATCCACCTCCGAGATTTTCGCGATTCGGCTGCGAGCCAAGTTCACCAACGGTTTGTATTGTTCTTCGTCTCCCAGCACCGTGATCATGGATTGATACTTGTCGACCGCTGTCGCGTTGTCACCAAAGGTCTCGTACCGCATGGCTTCCGCCACCAAACGCTCCGCCTCATTCTGCAGCGGCAGGTTGCGATTCAGCTTCACCGTCAACGCATGCTCCGCTTCGATCATTCGCACGCGGTCAACTTGCTCGGACGCCCATTCCGCGTGCTCGCCATCAGGAAACTGCGCCAACATGGGTTCCAGGTAGCTGATGCGAGCCTGAGACATGGAGGAACGGGTCTCTTCCGCCAGCAACTGTTCGGCTTTCGCTTTCATCTTGCCTTCATTCATCGGCCACGCCACCCAGACCAACATTCCGATGATCAGTGCCAAGATTGGCAGCAACACCAACGCTTGGTCGTGCCACGGCGTCGCATCGGGGATCTCGTCAATGTCCGCCGTGACCTCAGCTCGCCCAAGCAACTTGCGAGCTTCTTTTCGATCTTGATCGTCGGTCACTGACAGCGGACTGAACCCGCTGGATGCGTGCTCGGCAACGCCGCTGCGTGACATCGCGCGTTTGCGAACTTCCGCCAATTGCAGCTTGACCGCTGCGGCGGAAACCGGACGTTGTGCGGGCTCTTTGCTCAGCAACTGCATCACCAACCGGTCCATCCACACCGGACATTCCATCACCGTCGAGGCAACGGAAGTGGGCGATTGATATCTCAAGTTGCTGGTGACTTCCTGCACGGTCGATCCGGTGATCGGTGGCGATCCAGTCAACGCTTCGTACAACAACGCACCGAACAAATACAAATCGGTTCGCGGAGTGACTTGTTCGTTTTGCGTTGGTGCTTCCGGTGCGGAACGCATCATCTGCGCCGCCGAAGGAGGGCGGGAAACGTGGTAGGGGCCGCTGCGAAACGGAGGTGTGCCGTCGACGCCTCGCACATCAATCAATACCGGGCTCAACCCGGCAATGATGACTTTGTCCGGCGTCAGACGCCCATGCACGATGTCGCGATCATGCAGGTACAACAACGCATCAATCAGAGGCTCCGCCAATTCCAACACGGACTCCCATGGCAGCCGGCCTCTTCGCTCGATCTCATCCGCCAAAGTCGGGCCTTCGACCAGCTCGTGCGCCAGGTAAGCCTCGGATTCTTCAAACCCACCGCCGTAACACTTCACGATCGCCGGGTGATCGAGCTTCTTCAGTCGATCCCATTCCTCTGCGAACGCCTGGCGGGATTCCAAGGTGCCGCCGAATGGCATTTGGAACACGCGAACCGCGACTGCCTTCCGCATCTTGATGTGAACCGCACGCCAAACCCGAGCGTCTCGCGCTGATGGATCCGATCCCAACGGGGATTCGATGGCGAGCGGACCGAGACGACTGCGTGGCATGAGAAGACAAACTCAAAGGAAAAGATACGAACCTCGCTCTATCATACCCTCGACGCGGCAAATTGGCTTGCGAGAGCGAGCAGGTTGGATCAAGCACCAACGTTCAGGCCGCCGAAACGACGCTGACGGTTGCCAAATTCGTCCAGAGCAGCCTGGAAGTCTTCTCGCTCAAATTCAGGCCAGCATTTCGGTGTGAAGTACAGCTCGGCGTAGCTGATCTGCCAAAGCAAGTAATTGCTGATACGGATGTCGCCTCCCGTGCGAATCATCAAATCGACTTCCGGCAAACCAGCCGTGTCCAACGTTTGATCCAATCGCTCTTCGGTGATCTCGTCGGCGGTGATTTCGCCCGATTGGACCTGCGAAACGAGCTGCCGCGTCGCTCGTGTCAGCTCATCGCGACCGCCATAGTCCACGGCGAGAACCAACTCGGTTCCGGTATTGCCTTTGCAAACCGCCCGCGTTTTCGCGATTTCGCGAGTCACCTCGTCACCGAGTCGATCTTGGCGTCCGATGAAACGCAAACGCATGTTTTGGTCGCGAATGGTACGTCGCTCTTCCACCAGATATTGCTGCAACAACTGCATCAGGAAGTCCAGCTCGGCCTGGGGGCGTTTCCAATTCTCGCTGGACAGGCAGTACAGCGTGATCGCATCCAGTTTCAACTCGCTCGCGGTCTCGGTCACCATTCGCACGGTGGAAACCCCTCGTCGATGACCTTCAATCCGAGGCAGATCACGAGCCTGCGCCCAACGGCCATTGCCGTCCATGATGATCGCGACGTGACGTGGAAGATTCATACTAGCGAGTGGAACTGTTGTCATGCGAGTTTCGTGAGAACCGCGTCGATGCAGGGCTCCCAAGATCCAAGCTCGGGCTGGCGAACGATTTCGACACTGGGATACCACCGCGTGGACTCGCCCGATCGAAGCCAACGCCAATCAGGAACTTTCCCCAGCAGCAATATCGTGCGGACACCAAGCGATCCCGCCAAGTGGGCAATCGCCGTGTCCGTGGTCACCAACGCATCCAAGTTGTAAAGCACGGCGGCGGTATCAACGAATTGACCGCTCGACTGATCCATTCCGGGTGGCAAACGATGAATTCGCTGGCCCAAATCCGATTGGTCAAGTTGCTCCGTCCCGTGCCCGAATTGCAGACTCACACACGTCAGCGATTCGGACTCAACGACCGAGCGAAACGCTTCCAGCGGAACGCTGCGATAAACATCGGCGTGATGCTCTGGGTTGCCCTGCCAATTCAACCCAATCAATTTTTTGGCCGGTTGCCGCAGTGGAGAGAGTGAGTTCTGCCAATAATGCCGGGTGGATTCGGGGACGCTCAAATACCCCGCATGCGATTTCGACTCGGTCCACCGGAACAGTTCCGCCCCGTCATAAAGTTCACCATCCCGCTGGTACAAACCATCCAGGACTTCCAAGAACGAACCTTGGTAGTCGACCGGCACACCGGCGGGCAAACTCATTGCTGCTGAATGAGCGTCCACATCGGGGATCAGACGTTCGATTCCCAATCCGTCAGAACCCACCGCGGATGAAAACAAGGGAATCAGCTTCGGCGGGCAAACCACCATGACTCGGTCGGCCTCTTTCGACAAAGCCCTGGCGACTCTCAGAAAATGAATCGCATCGCCGAGTCCCTGTTCGGGATAGATCAGCACGGTTTTGCCGTTCAGCGGCTGCCCCGACCATACAGGCACGTGGCCGCCGGCCGATTGCAAATGGGACGCGATTTCGGGTCGCCCCACGCCGGGCATTCGCCAACGCCAACGGTACTCGTTCCAACCACGTTCATAATCGCCCAGCAACAGCGAGATCACGCCGAGGTTGCGATGCAGTTCCGCGTTCTGAGGCTCGATGGCGAGGCCTTCTTCGTACCATTTCAGACCGCGTTCGATTTCCCCGTTCCAAATCCAGAGTGTGCCCCGGTTCTTGATGGCTGAGAGATAGCCGGGCTGCTGCTGAAGTGCTTGATCGAAACAGTGCTCGGCCTGATCCACATCGCCGAGCATGCGAAATGCGTTGCCGAGATTATTCCAAGCGATCGGGAAATGGGAACGCAAACCAATCGCACGTTGATACGAGTCCACCGCACCGGCGAAGTCTCGTTTGTCGAACTGGGCAATGCCGAGATAGACCCAGGCATCTGCGGACTCAGGCACTTGACGCAAAACGCCGCGATACATTTGCATCGCGGCGTCCACGTTACCTGATTGATGAACTTGCCAGCTTTGCTGCAAGATCTCAGCCAAGGTTGGCATCAGTCTAGGAAACCAACCAAATCTTGGCTGCGGCTGGGTTGCTGCAGTTTGCGAACCGCTTTGGCTTCGATCTGACGAATCCGTTCGCGGGTCACTTTGAAGATGTGCCCGACTTCTTCCAGCGTGTAGCTGTATCCGTCACCCAAACCGTAACGCAATTTGATGATTTCGCGTTCGCGGTAGGACAGGCTCTTCAGCACACCCGTGATTCGTTGACGAAGCATTTCTTGCGTCGCACCGATTTGTGGGCTTTCTGCGGTGCCGTCGGGCAGCAAATCGCCAAACTGGCTGTCTTCGCTGTTTCCAACGGGACGGTCGAGCGAAATCGGGAAACGGCTCATGGTCAACACGCGACGGGCTTCTTCGATGGTCACGTCGGCGCGGCGAGCGGTTTCTTCGATCGATGGTTCGCGACCGAGTTCTTGCAACAATTGACGAGCAACGTTGCGAACGCGGCTCATGGTTTCGACCATGTGAACCGGAATCCGAATCGTGCGGCTTTGGTCAGCAACGGCACGCGTGATTGCTTGGCGAATCCACCAAGTCGCATACGTACAGAATTTGAAACCACGACGATATTCAAACTTGTCGACCGCACGCATCAAACCCGCGTTGCCTTCTTGGATCAAATCCAGGAACGACAGTCCACGATTGCGATACTTTTTCGCGATCGAGACGACCAAACGAAGGTTTCCTTCGCTCAGTTCACGCTTGGCTTGTTGGTAATCGCTGTACACGGTCCCCAACATCTTCACGCGGTTGCGAAGCGAGGTTGGCGTTTCTTGGCACGCGGTCAAAATCTGACGACGCTCGTGCAGCAACTGCTCACGAACTTCTCGTCCGTGCTTGGTGCGTTTTTGCTGACGGATCAGCTCATCGATTTCGTCGAGTCGCTTGGAGAATTTCTCCAGCAAGCCGATTCGAGTTTCGATGCGTTGAGTCCGCAAACCGAGTTCCTCGACCAAGCGAACCGCACGGCGGCGACGACGAGCCAGTGCACGCCATGCTTCCGCACGACGACGTGCCGGGGCGCTTTTGCTCATCGCGACTTTCCAGTCGTGACGGTTGCGGTTGAGCAACGTTTGCAGCGTCTTCAAGTTGTGAGGCAGACGACCAATGATCTGCTCTTTTTCCAAACGGTCCGTCACACTGACTTGGACGGTTCGGTCGAAAGGCAGTTGTCCGCGGTAGACCTTTTTCAGCGTCTTGTAAGCTTCGACCAGAACGTAGTGGTTCTCGAGCAACTTCGTACGGAAGCGGCGTCGAGTCTCTTCGATGCGTTTGGCCAATTCGATTTCTTCACGACGCGTCAGCAACGGGATTTCACCCATTTGCGTCAGGTACATGCGAACAGGGTCATCCGACCAAGTTTCCGATTCGTCCAACGCGATCAATTCATCGGGGCTGTCCAATTGGACTTCGCCCTCGGGCGCATCAGCAACACTGACCGCGTTGTCATCTTCGCTGTCGTCGACTGGTAACTTGCGGAATCCTCCTGTGACCACGTCGGTGCTTTGAGCCGAAACGTCGTCGAAATCATCCATCATCGGATCGAACAAAGTAGATACTCCTTTAGGTGGCATGTCTTTTCTATGGCGGACGACCTCAAATGGTTTGGTCGGTCGTCACGGAGAACACTGTGGCGAATCAGCGTTCAGCAATTTTGGGGATCAAACGTCCGTGTCGTGGGGCAGCACTCCGACGGAGTGTAGTTACGGCGACTACAAGGTCGAGACGTAATTTGCCGCCCAGGCAAGAGGTCGTTGGCGAAGTCGATCACGGAGGGTTCGAGTGGCACGTGGGTTTCGAGAAGAACAATCAACGAATAAAAATTCCGAAACGGCCAATGAGGAAACCGATGCGGTGAATGTGCAAGGAATGTTGCCAGGGCGAGAGACGCGGGTGCAGATCGTGCGACCGACCGACGACGTCCATTGAAGAAAATTCCGACACACAGTCACTCTACCACCCGTGAACCTGCGAACCTCCGAACAACTGCCAATTGGAAAAATTTTCCGATTGACCCGATATTCCATCCTGGAGGCTGAAAAGGGACGGTGGACCATTTGTGGCGCGAACCGAATCCCATTCGGAAGCGAAGACGAACGATAGTTCGTTGTGGTTGTATCGCGACTCATCCAGCGGATGTCCGGTCAGGCAAACATGACTCCCTCGATCGATTGGTCGGGCTCGATGAATCAGCAAAGATTCGCGAGCCGCGTGGTTGGGCAAGACAGAGAATCTTCGATGAAGATCATGACTGAATTGCCGCCAACTGACCTCTCGAAATATGCTGCGTGACAGCTTCGAGGAAAGTGATGTCCTGACGGGAGCGATTGGTCGTGTGTTACCCTCAGCACACCGTGATTCTAGTTCCCAGAATGACTCGGTCCACCCGGGCGTTGTTCTTTTGATTCGTGATTTCAGCCATGTATTTGCTTCCTTGCCCGCATTGCGACCACTCCGCCACAGTTGGCCCTGCTCAGGCGGGTGACCAAATACCATGCCCGCAATGTGGTCAAAGCATCGCCGTTCCCAAGCTGGGTGAACTCCGCCAATTGCCCACCGCTGAAACGAGCGATTCCGATCAAAAGGAACGAGATGCCGGTTCAGCTGGTCATGCGAATCGCCCGACCGTGCTCTTCACGGCACTCGGTTTGCTAGCTGCGGGGCTCTTTTTGGCAGCGGCGTTTTGTGCCGTGAATTGGGCCACAATCAGCGTTCCCACGACGACCGAGGGACACATCGCCCAGTTCGAAGAGGCCTACCAAGAAGTGAACTCGGCCCAGATGATCCGAGAATGGGAAGAAATCAATCGCAACGGCGTGGACCTTCCGGCCATGTACAAGTACCGAGCGATGGAGCTGGACAAACAGGCTTGGCTCCGCAACACGAGCCTCTTTTTCGTGGCCGGAATCGTGGCTGTGATGGCGGCTGTTTTCGTCGGCCGGGGCTCGCGTTCGGCGGACGCCTGATTGCTCCTCTGGCAGCGAAAAATTTTTCGCTGATACGGTCCTGATACTGAAAGCTGGGGGGACACTTGGTCGACTGCGTCAATCGAGTGGTCGGCCTGTCAAAAACCCACGCAATCTCGTGAAACTCATCCGCGGTTTCGCAGCACATAGACGACGTCTTCCGTGGACGCGTCAACGGCAATCGGTTCCGCGATTTCGTAAGCGAAGTCGTACGTTGCCAAACACTCCCACTGACCATCCGCCTCAATCAATCGATTCATTTGTGCTGGCGTGTAGCTTCGCAAATGCAGTTCATCGTTGATGCGGAAACTTCGGCGTGGCGTGTGAACGTCGAACCGAATTCCAAATCGCTCCATGCGTTTCTTTTTGTTTCGATCGATCGTCCACATGTGCGTGTTGATGGCCAGGTTGCCTCTTCGTGCGGACCAGGATTCGGTCTCGCTGGGAGGCACAGCCGTCGGGGTTAAGTGAACGCCCAATAAGTAGATCCCGCCCGGCCGCACCATTCCGGCCATGCTCTGCAAATGCCCGCGGGCTTCTTTTTCGGATCCGACGTGCCGAAAGCTGTTGATGGTGTTGAAAGCGACGCAGGCCGGCCCCGTCGGTTTTGATGTTTTTGCCTTGCCCAGCACCGGCCGAAAATCGGCGGCGGTGAACTCGCACATGTCCGCCACGATCGCGGTTGGCCGGAAGCCGGCGCGTTCCAAACGCTCGTTGCAAAAGGCGACGGCTTTTTCATTCAAATCCAATCCACACGTCGCGTGCCCCTTCCGCTCCAGCGAAGCCATCAAACGACCGGTGCCACAGGCGGGCTCAAAGAAGAGCTTGGGTTTCTTGTCCAGGAAGGCGTCCGCGCAGTCCAAGATGAACTGCGTCTCCGCCGCCACATCGGTCCCGAAGACCAAGTCGTAGTACTTGGGATGGTCGTAGATCGATTCTTCCAACACTTCCATCGTCATCTCCGATCAGCGAACCGATTCCAATCCCAAACCGCGGCGCAGCACACCGATCTGTCCGGCATGCAAGCCTTCGTGAATGGGACAGAACAGAACAGCGCCCAACTTGCACGGATAAACCGCGTAAGGCATCTCGATCTCGACCAGCAGTTCAGCGGGATCAAGCTGATCCAACACCTGCGAGGACAATTCGTGCACCCGATTCAACTTGTCCAGAAACTCTTGCGGGGTGGGTTGGCCTTCGGGCGACTCCGGTGGTTTGCCGCCTCGACCGTAGGTCTTTCGAAATTTCCCAGGGATCAATTTCAGATCCTCGGGTTCGCGACCTCGCATTCGGAACATCAACAATCCGTACTGGCTGACCGCAAGATGCCCAACCTGCCAAGCGACGTGGGACGACGCGCCGGCTGGCATTTCATACCAACGATCCATCGGCGTTGCTTCCAACAACTCCAACGAATAGCGACGGGCGAATTCGATCTGGCCCCGAGCGGCTTCGAACATTCGGATGGCGTCCGAAAGGTCGGGCAGCGGTCGGTCGGTGGGCGAAGGGGTGGTTTGGCTCATCGCCGAACTTTATCCAGACCGCCGGTTTCTGTCACCCAGAGCGAATGGGTGGGGCTCCGCCGCGATCAATCCTTCAATTGATCATCTATCAGTGAATCGAACAGCTGCCGGAGTCGCAGGACTTGCCGGCCAATCGGTACCGGCGTTTCGCAACCTCGCGATACAGCCGTCGCCAAATTCCTGCGGTTCCGGGCAGATGCAGAATAGGAGCCGCCAACCAAAGCGTCGGCAAACGCCGGGATAGATAGCGAACCGCGTCGGCACCGCCGTGACGCCGATTTTGCTGGTCCACCACGTACATTTGCTCCATCAGTTCTTCTCGCGTCAGATCGGGGTACCAACTGGCCACGCGAGAATCATGCAGTGAGAGATAAGCCAATCGCTTTCCGCCCCAATCCAACCGACGCAGATTTTTGACTGCCGCCCGACAGAAATTGCATTCGCCGTCGTAAATCACCACATCGCAACCAGGACACTGATCCGGATCTTGAAGCGGATTGGACGTGTCTGGCTGAGGGCGATCGGACGACTCACAATTGGGGGTCGTCTCGGCGGCTGGCAGTGTGCTTTCAGTCATACAATCAATTGTAGGCTACAGATCAGTGTTCCGACCGGACTCTGGGTTCCGACCGGACTCTGGCTAGTTGGATCCCAAAAGCATCCAACCAATACATGCCAGTACAGGATCGCATCCCGCGTGATTCCGGGGAACCAGGACAATTCTGCTGCGGACGGTCGCGTCGTCGCGTTATAATCGTTGCAACGACGTCTCAGATTGTTGCAATCGCTATACCGCGAATTCCGCGATGGCTTCACAATGGCGGGTTCGTTTTGCGAGCCTCCCAACCCCTCGGGCCTCCCAAAGAGATCCATTTATGAACGTTCGGCCACCATCGCACGGTTCCCACTCGTCCAGTCCGCATGACGAAGGGCTGCCCTTGTCACCGGAGCAGGCTCAG is a genomic window containing:
- a CDS encoding thiol-disulfide oxidoreductase DCC family protein; translation: MTESTLPAAETTPNCESSDRPQPDTSNPLQDPDQCPGCDVVIYDGECNFCRAAVKNLRRLDWGGKRLAYLSLHDSRVASWYPDLTREELMEQMYVVDQQNRRHGGADAVRYLSRRLPTLWLAAPILHLPGTAGIWRRLYREVAKRRYRLAGKSCDSGSCSIH
- a CDS encoding serine/threonine-protein kinase; the protein is MPRSRLGPLAIESPLGSDPSARDARVWRAVHIKMRKAVAVRVFQMPFGGTLESRQAFAEEWDRLKKLDHPAIVKCYGGGFEESEAYLAHELVEGPTLADEIERRGRLPWESVLELAEPLIDALLYLHDRDIVHGRLTPDKVIIAGLSPVLIDVRGVDGTPPFRSGPYHVSRPPSAAQMMRSAPEAPTQNEQVTPRTDLYLFGALLYEALTGSPPITGSTVQEVTSNLRYQSPTSVASTVMECPVWMDRLVMQLLSKEPAQRPVSAAAVKLQLAEVRKRAMSRSGVAEHASSGFSPLSVTDDQDRKEARKLLGRAEVTADIDEIPDATPWHDQALVLLPILALIIGMLVWVAWPMNEGKMKAKAEQLLAEETRSSMSQARISYLEPMLAQFPDGEHAEWASEQVDRVRMIEAEHALTVKLNRNLPLQNEAERLVAEAMRYETFGDNATAVDKYQSMITVLGDEEQYKPLVNLARSRIAKISEVDTDQTEAARLISDRMKEADRLFLDGRTIAARKIWYSIVELYASNAAVEPLVATAQDRLAETSGGSAVEQLP
- the uppS gene encoding polyprenyl diphosphate synthase; translated protein: MTTVPLASMNLPRHVAIIMDGNGRWAQARDLPRIEGHRRGVSTVRMVTETASELKLDAITLYCLSSENWKRPQAELDFLMQLLQQYLVEERRTIRDQNMRLRFIGRQDRLGDEVTREIAKTRAVCKGNTGTELVLAVDYGGRDELTRATRQLVSQVQSGEITADEITEERLDQTLDTAGLPEVDLMIRTGGDIRISNYLLWQISYAELYFTPKCWPEFEREDFQAALDEFGNRQRRFGGLNVGA
- a CDS encoding sigma-70 family RNA polymerase sigma factor; this translates as MFDPMMDDFDDVSAQSTDVVTGGFRKLPVDDSEDDNAVSVADAPEGEVQLDSPDELIALDESETWSDDPVRMYLTQMGEIPLLTRREEIELAKRIEETRRRFRTKLLENHYVLVEAYKTLKKVYRGQLPFDRTVQVSVTDRLEKEQIIGRLPHNLKTLQTLLNRNRHDWKVAMSKSAPARRRAEAWRALARRRRRAVRLVEELGLRTQRIETRIGLLEKFSKRLDEIDELIRQQKRTKHGREVREQLLHERRQILTACQETPTSLRNRVKMLGTVYSDYQQAKRELSEGNLRLVVSIAKKYRNRGLSFLDLIQEGNAGLMRAVDKFEYRRGFKFCTYATWWIRQAITRAVADQSRTIRIPVHMVETMSRVRNVARQLLQELGREPSIEETARRADVTIEEARRVLTMSRFPISLDRPVGNSEDSQFGDLLPDGTAESPQIGATQEMLRQRITGVLKSLSYREREIIKLRYGLGDGYSYTLEEVGHIFKVTRERIRQIEAKAVRKLQQPSRSQDLVGFLD
- a CDS encoding tetratricopeptide repeat protein — its product is MPTLAEILQQSWQVHQSGNVDAAMQMYRGVLRQVPESADAWVYLGIAQFDKRDFAGAVDSYQRAIGLRSHFPIAWNNLGNAFRMLGDVDQAEHCFDQALQQQPGYLSAIKNRGTLWIWNGEIERGLKWYEEGLAIEPQNAELHRNLGVISLLLGDYERGWNEYRWRWRMPGVGRPEIASHLQSAGGHVPVWSGQPLNGKTVLIYPEQGLGDAIHFLRVARALSKEADRVMVVCPPKLIPLFSSAVGSDGLGIERLIPDVDAHSAAMSLPAGVPVDYQGSFLEVLDGLYQRDGELYDGAELFRWTESKSHAGYLSVPESTRHYWQNSLSPLRQPAKKLIGLNWQGNPEHHADVYRSVPLEAFRSVVESESLTCVSLQFGHGTEQLDQSDLGQRIHRLPPGMDQSSGQFVDTAAVLYNLDALVTTDTAIAHLAGSLGVRTILLLGKVPDWRWLRSGESTRWYPSVEIVRQPELGSWEPCIDAVLTKLA
- a CDS encoding class I SAM-dependent methyltransferase, with translation MEVLEESIYDHPKYYDLVFGTDVAAETQFILDCADAFLDKKPKLFFEPACGTGRLMASLERKGHATCGLDLNEKAVAFCNERLERAGFRPTAIVADMCEFTAADFRPVLGKAKTSKPTGPACVAFNTINSFRHVGSEKEARGHLQSMAGMVRPGGIYLLGVHLTPTAVPPSETESWSARRGNLAINTHMWTIDRNKKKRMERFGIRFDVHTPRRSFRINDELHLRSYTPAQMNRLIEADGQWECLATYDFAYEIAEPIAVDASTEDVVYVLRNRG
- a CDS encoding DinB family protein, coding for MSQTTPSPTDRPLPDLSDAIRMFEAARGQIEFARRYSLELLEATPMDRWYEMPAGASSHVAWQVGHLAVSQYGLLMFRMRGREPEDLKLIPGKFRKTYGRGGKPPESPEGQPTPQEFLDKLNRVHELSSQVLDQLDPAELLVEIEMPYAVYPCKLGAVLFCPIHEGLHAGQIGVLRRGLGLESVR
- a CDS encoding hybrid sensor histidine kinase/response regulator, which encodes MWQAWYEYRIDYALFTLVFFAGHAYLMHRVRRQMPPDSSHGELPFGLSNQAMKNRFRLSCLVLILLLVAGFVAVELVDRYQRSRLRQQVSGFAPTYAEELEQLGHQQIDPGTPADDPVYLRMIEAQKRWLRVNSQVSDIYTMRRIDPDESRRLQSLRSNTKGLPYQLIVDSETDYDRNGIFRGPRESRTHIGEIFYDSSQAEISQAFQGSPTFAEVPSQDRWGIWVTAYAPLRNDDGEVEALVGVDFPAESYVQSIIIARVGMIGIVATILSLYLGGVVSIGMLKIGIVAKERNQVLLQDQRDLATKAAAQARQAAVTKNQFLANMSHELRTPMHGILGTTDLMLRSKLTDEQGRYMRMIQSSAKGLLTVLNDILDFSKVDSGQMRLELVPFRLSDLLQQTMDAVGGLRDENVALEFSSPEDVPDLLLGDPTRLRQVLINLVGNALKFTSKGQVTLSIRRDIEGTTNLDSPETETARIVFVIADTGIGMTQQQQDRIFEAFMQADSSTTRRFGGTGLGLAISSQLVELMGGQLEVCSVPEQGSNFRFDIPLQVPTPEQTKTFEAVQRQEEPVEEFGTCDRPCDLLLVEDGAINRAVAEAMLLARGHRVTSVPNAMQAIERLRQRSYDLVLMDVQMPEMDGLTATKIIREELPAPSKDVPIIALTAHAMTEDRNRCLAAGMDACLTKPYPPQLLFQTIEAFDCQRALEDDDLMQPLPRGGTATLPSSVSSTSSDSSLTNDSSAAMDESPGLDPSVVMQNVGGDLDVLRSLVDTIRKELPPQIEALQTAMNSRDRRQIERAAHQLRGTAAAIGATQAQKIADTMETFCQTQTSEQERMHLLRDRAKALIIAFDLAQTELDEFLNSSSGLEHPGIESP